The Synergistaceae bacterium genome includes a window with the following:
- a CDS encoding methylated-DNA--[protein]-cysteine S-methyltransferase: MHEASISSYDSPLGKIMIACDDEGLTLLSFGQPCAEEGAGHPVINDAKRWLDVYFAGDVPDFTPPLHYEGTDFQRRVWKALLGVPYGRTTTYKAIADELGCRSAQAVGQAVGRNPISIIIPCHRVIGSDGSLTGYAGGLERKAALLRLEGVKISPLP; this comes from the coding sequence ATGCACGAAGCAAGCATAAGCAGTTATGATTCTCCGCTGGGAAAAATCATGATTGCCTGTGATGATGAAGGATTGACCCTGCTTTCTTTCGGACAGCCTTGCGCTGAGGAAGGGGCAGGGCATCCCGTCATTAATGATGCTAAAAGGTGGCTGGATGTGTATTTTGCGGGTGATGTTCCTGACTTCACGCCGCCACTGCATTATGAGGGGACGGACTTTCAGCGCAGGGTGTGGAAGGCTCTGCTCGGAGTACCTTACGGACGGACGACGACCTACAAGGCAATAGCTGACGAGTTAGGTTGCAGGTCAGCTCAGGCAGTCGGGCAAGCGGTGGGACGCAACCCGATAAGCATAATCATTCCGTGCCACAGGGTAATTGGTTCTGACGGAAGCCTGACGGGTTACGCCGGAGGACTCGAACGTAAGGCAGCACTTCTCCGGCTTGAGGGCGTAAAAATATCCCCCCTGCCTTAA
- a CDS encoding 6-phosphofructokinase has translation MDKKIRRIGVLTSGGDSPGMNAAVRAVARTAMYYGIECVGIRRGWQGLINSDFVILNADMVRHILGRGGTILYTARSDEFMTEKGREKAVATCKMLGLDGVVAIGGDGTFRGALELSRLGVPVMGIPATIDNDIGCSNYTIGFDSACNTAIDCIDKLRDTMQSHERCSVVEVMGRHAGFLALYVGIAVGATSVLVPEAELDFQKDVVERIQNARLSGQTHFMVVVAEGVGSAIDIGKRIHEALGLDPRVTVLGHIQRGGAPTGRDRETATRMGYYAVRAFAEGRTGSVICTREGGIVETPIEEALAMTKHLQMDRYKILEAISATGEHPAN, from the coding sequence ATGGACAAGAAGATTAGGCGCATAGGCGTATTAACCAGCGGCGGGGACTCTCCCGGAATGAACGCGGCAGTAAGAGCCGTAGCCCGCACGGCAATGTATTACGGCATCGAGTGCGTAGGCATCCGCAGGGGCTGGCAGGGTCTCATCAACAGCGACTTTGTGATCCTCAACGCTGACATGGTGAGGCACATTCTGGGACGCGGCGGAACAATCCTCTACACGGCAAGAAGCGACGAGTTCATGACCGAGAAGGGGCGCGAGAAGGCAGTAGCTACGTGCAAGATGCTCGGGCTTGACGGAGTTGTAGCGATCGGCGGCGACGGAACGTTCAGGGGAGCACTCGAGCTTTCGCGTCTCGGTGTGCCGGTAATGGGAATCCCCGCGACAATCGACAACGACATAGGCTGCTCGAACTACACGATAGGTTTCGATTCGGCGTGCAACACCGCGATTGACTGCATCGACAAACTCCGCGACACAATGCAGAGCCATGAACGCTGCAGCGTCGTTGAAGTCATGGGCCGTCATGCGGGCTTCCTCGCGCTGTACGTCGGAATAGCAGTCGGAGCTACGTCGGTGCTTGTTCCTGAGGCTGAGCTGGACTTCCAGAAGGACGTAGTTGAGAGAATCCAGAACGCCAGGCTTTCAGGACAGACACACTTCATGGTAGTTGTGGCTGAGGGCGTTGGGAGTGCAATAGACATCGGCAAAAGGATTCATGAGGCACTTGGCCTTGATCCGCGCGTTACGGTGCTCGGGCACATTCAGAGGGGCGGTGCTCCTACGGGAAGAGACCGCGAGACTGCCACGCGAATGGGCTATTACGCAGTGAGGGCGTTCGCTGAGGGCAGGACAGGAAGCGTAATCTGCACGCGCGAGGGCGGAATAGTCGAGACACCGATAGAGGAAGCCTTAGCGATGACGAAGCATCTTCAGATGGACAGGTACAAGATACTTGAAGCGATTTCGGCGACAGGAGAGCATCCTGCAAACTAG